One stretch of Nicotiana tabacum cultivar K326 chromosome 18, ASM71507v2, whole genome shotgun sequence DNA includes these proteins:
- the LOC107777942 gene encoding uncharacterized protein LOC107777942 isoform X1 → MAEEARLNLRMQKELKLLLTDPPPSASFPSLTSSSSLSSIHAQIEGPEGTVYAKGLFNLKIQIPKRYPFQPPIVTFVTPIYHPNIDNGGRICLDILNLPPKGAWQPSLNISTVLTSIGLLLSEPNPDDGLMHDASMEYKYNRQAFDQKARSMTQKYARAGASDLGGRDQEIQTLTNARGHVEAKESYLPKFEVPDHFVNHKSLCGLSRKLSLDSAGRAQRHNAETVSEVPLDHILNKQMEVSKQAMEEPPIESNSNQDKVQKSTTKLSSEIVSPSKFRNDEKKDYMAKHQCSTSLEPQSIFLNYADIQTLPQAIRNSGKTANPNNNDLRNVSMNESTNKLLVKSTDFSQKNEDLGKLQFKPQFSAQLQSTASCHTLSLSKTPGNYNKQPDKNAADQNRNGFSTRHKKLGLTGRRHPSGTSSSSERQQKGDKENLAPSQDLPLSGSDACIDSASSLSFTSQIGDSWKSSNPCGTSKKLPLETVEHFGEGKDNSFQMTSQSGKHSTAQVNHPLSCEQPNQVEDEYYNRNIKQQEKESPKCEAVIVLDSEESEDERSLHKRSKLSLVRKHVSGKRKAELWI, encoded by the exons ATGGCAGAAGAGGCGCGACTGAACCTCCGAATGCAAAAGGAGCTTAAGCTCCTTCTCACTGACCCACCTCCCAGCGCCTCCTTTCCTTCTCTcacttcttcttcctctctttcctcCATTCATGCCC AAATTGAAGGCCCTGAAGGAACTGTGTATGCTAAAGGACTCTTTAACCTCAAAATTCAGATACCCAAAAG GTACCCGTTTCAGCCACCGATTGTGACTTTCGTAACGCCAATTTATCATCCAAATATTGACAATGGTGGCCGTATTTGCTTGGATATTCTCAATCTTCCTCCAAAG GGAGCATGGCAGCCATCTTTGAATATTTCAACTGTCTTAACAAGTATCGGTTTGTTACTGAGCGAACCAAATCCTGATGATGGGTTAATGCATGATGCG AGCATGGAGTACAAATATAATAGACAAGCTTTTGACCAGAAGGCAAGATCAATGACTCAAAAGTATGCTAGGGCTGGAGCAAGTGATCTTGGTGGTCGTGACCAAGAAATCCAAACTCTTACAAACGCAAGAGGACAT GTTGAAGCCAAAGAATCATATTTACCAAAATTTGAGGTCCCTGATCATTTTGTAAACCATAAGAGTTTATGTGGACTCAGCAGAAAGTTATCACTAGACTCTGCTGgacgagcacaaaggcataatGCTGAGACTGTGAGTGAAGTGCCTCTTGATCATATCTTAAATAAGCAGATGGAAGTTAGTAAACAAGCTATGGAAGAACCGCCTATTGAGAGTAACTCGAATCAGGATAAAGTACAAAAGAGCACCACGAAACTATCTTCAGAAATTGTTAGTCCATCTAAATTTAGGAATGATGAGAAGAAGGATTATATGGCAAAACATCAATGTTCTACCAGCTTGGAACCCCAAAGTATTTTTCTGAATTATGCAGATATACAGACCTTGCCACAGGCTATAAGAAATTCTGGCAAAACTGCTAATCCAAATAATAATGACTTGAGAAATGTCAGCATGAACGAGAGTACAAATAAGCTGTTGGTAAAATCAACTGATTTCAGCCAAAAAAATGAGGATCTTGGGAAATTGCAGTTCAAGCCTCAGTTCTCAGCCCAACTTCAGTCCACTGCATCATGTCATACTCTTTCATTGTCAAAGACCCCTGGTAATTACAATAAGCAACCTGATAAAAATGCTGCTGATCAAAACAGAAATGGTTTCTCCACAAGGCACAAGAAGCTGGGTTTAACTGGTAGGAGACATCCTTCCGGCACATCCAGTTCATCTGAACGTCAGCAGAAGGGTGACAAAGAGAACTTAGCTCCATCTCAGGACCTACCCCTTTCAGGCTCTGACGCATGTATTGATTCAGCCTCCAGTTTATCTTTTACTTCACAAATTGGTGATTCTTGGAAGTCATCTAATCCATGTGGGACATCCAAGAAGCTGCCACTAGAAACTGTAGAGCACTTTGGAGAGGGTAAGGACAATAGCTTTCAGATGACATCTCAATCTGGAAAACATTCCACAGCTCAAGTTAATCATCCCCTTTCGTGTGAGCAGCCCAACCAAGTCGAAGATGAATACTATAACAGGAACATCAAGCAACAGGAAAAAGAATCACCAAAATGTGAAGCAGTGATTGTGTTGGACAGTGAGGAAAGTGAAGATGAAAGGTCTCTTCATAAAAGGTCCAAGTTGTCGCTAGTTCGAAAACATGTGTCAGGTAAGCGAAAGGCTGAACTGTGGATTTGA
- the LOC107777942 gene encoding uncharacterized protein LOC107777942 isoform X2: MAEEARLNLRMQKELKLLLTDPPPSASFPSLTSSSSLSSIHAQIEGPEGTVYAKGLFNLKIQIPKRYPFQPPIVTFVTPIYHPNIDNGGRICLDILNLPPKSMEYKYNRQAFDQKARSMTQKYARAGASDLGGRDQEIQTLTNARGHVEAKESYLPKFEVPDHFVNHKSLCGLSRKLSLDSAGRAQRHNAETVSEVPLDHILNKQMEVSKQAMEEPPIESNSNQDKVQKSTTKLSSEIVSPSKFRNDEKKDYMAKHQCSTSLEPQSIFLNYADIQTLPQAIRNSGKTANPNNNDLRNVSMNESTNKLLVKSTDFSQKNEDLGKLQFKPQFSAQLQSTASCHTLSLSKTPGNYNKQPDKNAADQNRNGFSTRHKKLGLTGRRHPSGTSSSSERQQKGDKENLAPSQDLPLSGSDACIDSASSLSFTSQIGDSWKSSNPCGTSKKLPLETVEHFGEGKDNSFQMTSQSGKHSTAQVNHPLSCEQPNQVEDEYYNRNIKQQEKESPKCEAVIVLDSEESEDERSLHKRSKLSLVRKHVSGKRKAELWI, encoded by the exons ATGGCAGAAGAGGCGCGACTGAACCTCCGAATGCAAAAGGAGCTTAAGCTCCTTCTCACTGACCCACCTCCCAGCGCCTCCTTTCCTTCTCTcacttcttcttcctctctttcctcCATTCATGCCC AAATTGAAGGCCCTGAAGGAACTGTGTATGCTAAAGGACTCTTTAACCTCAAAATTCAGATACCCAAAAG GTACCCGTTTCAGCCACCGATTGTGACTTTCGTAACGCCAATTTATCATCCAAATATTGACAATGGTGGCCGTATTTGCTTGGATATTCTCAATCTTCCTCCAAAG AGCATGGAGTACAAATATAATAGACAAGCTTTTGACCAGAAGGCAAGATCAATGACTCAAAAGTATGCTAGGGCTGGAGCAAGTGATCTTGGTGGTCGTGACCAAGAAATCCAAACTCTTACAAACGCAAGAGGACAT GTTGAAGCCAAAGAATCATATTTACCAAAATTTGAGGTCCCTGATCATTTTGTAAACCATAAGAGTTTATGTGGACTCAGCAGAAAGTTATCACTAGACTCTGCTGgacgagcacaaaggcataatGCTGAGACTGTGAGTGAAGTGCCTCTTGATCATATCTTAAATAAGCAGATGGAAGTTAGTAAACAAGCTATGGAAGAACCGCCTATTGAGAGTAACTCGAATCAGGATAAAGTACAAAAGAGCACCACGAAACTATCTTCAGAAATTGTTAGTCCATCTAAATTTAGGAATGATGAGAAGAAGGATTATATGGCAAAACATCAATGTTCTACCAGCTTGGAACCCCAAAGTATTTTTCTGAATTATGCAGATATACAGACCTTGCCACAGGCTATAAGAAATTCTGGCAAAACTGCTAATCCAAATAATAATGACTTGAGAAATGTCAGCATGAACGAGAGTACAAATAAGCTGTTGGTAAAATCAACTGATTTCAGCCAAAAAAATGAGGATCTTGGGAAATTGCAGTTCAAGCCTCAGTTCTCAGCCCAACTTCAGTCCACTGCATCATGTCATACTCTTTCATTGTCAAAGACCCCTGGTAATTACAATAAGCAACCTGATAAAAATGCTGCTGATCAAAACAGAAATGGTTTCTCCACAAGGCACAAGAAGCTGGGTTTAACTGGTAGGAGACATCCTTCCGGCACATCCAGTTCATCTGAACGTCAGCAGAAGGGTGACAAAGAGAACTTAGCTCCATCTCAGGACCTACCCCTTTCAGGCTCTGACGCATGTATTGATTCAGCCTCCAGTTTATCTTTTACTTCACAAATTGGTGATTCTTGGAAGTCATCTAATCCATGTGGGACATCCAAGAAGCTGCCACTAGAAACTGTAGAGCACTTTGGAGAGGGTAAGGACAATAGCTTTCAGATGACATCTCAATCTGGAAAACATTCCACAGCTCAAGTTAATCATCCCCTTTCGTGTGAGCAGCCCAACCAAGTCGAAGATGAATACTATAACAGGAACATCAAGCAACAGGAAAAAGAATCACCAAAATGTGAAGCAGTGATTGTGTTGGACAGTGAGGAAAGTGAAGATGAAAGGTCTCTTCATAAAAGGTCCAAGTTGTCGCTAGTTCGAAAACATGTGTCAGGTAAGCGAAAGGCTGAACTGTGGATTTGA
- the LOC107777942 gene encoding uncharacterized protein LOC107777942 isoform X3, giving the protein MSLYTLLIVVAISKKQGAWQPSLNISTVLTSIGLLLSEPNPDDGLMHDASMEYKYNRQAFDQKARSMTQKYARAGASDLGGRDQEIQTLTNARGHVEAKESYLPKFEVPDHFVNHKSLCGLSRKLSLDSAGRAQRHNAETVSEVPLDHILNKQMEVSKQAMEEPPIESNSNQDKVQKSTTKLSSEIVSPSKFRNDEKKDYMAKHQCSTSLEPQSIFLNYADIQTLPQAIRNSGKTANPNNNDLRNVSMNESTNKLLVKSTDFSQKNEDLGKLQFKPQFSAQLQSTASCHTLSLSKTPGNYNKQPDKNAADQNRNGFSTRHKKLGLTGRRHPSGTSSSSERQQKGDKENLAPSQDLPLSGSDACIDSASSLSFTSQIGDSWKSSNPCGTSKKLPLETVEHFGEGKDNSFQMTSQSGKHSTAQVNHPLSCEQPNQVEDEYYNRNIKQQEKESPKCEAVIVLDSEESEDERSLHKRSKLSLVRKHVSGKRKAELWI; this is encoded by the exons atgtcTTTATATACATTGCTCATAGTTGTCGCCATTTCAAAAAAGCAGGGAGCATGGCAGCCATCTTTGAATATTTCAACTGTCTTAACAAGTATCGGTTTGTTACTGAGCGAACCAAATCCTGATGATGGGTTAATGCATGATGCG AGCATGGAGTACAAATATAATAGACAAGCTTTTGACCAGAAGGCAAGATCAATGACTCAAAAGTATGCTAGGGCTGGAGCAAGTGATCTTGGTGGTCGTGACCAAGAAATCCAAACTCTTACAAACGCAAGAGGACAT GTTGAAGCCAAAGAATCATATTTACCAAAATTTGAGGTCCCTGATCATTTTGTAAACCATAAGAGTTTATGTGGACTCAGCAGAAAGTTATCACTAGACTCTGCTGgacgagcacaaaggcataatGCTGAGACTGTGAGTGAAGTGCCTCTTGATCATATCTTAAATAAGCAGATGGAAGTTAGTAAACAAGCTATGGAAGAACCGCCTATTGAGAGTAACTCGAATCAGGATAAAGTACAAAAGAGCACCACGAAACTATCTTCAGAAATTGTTAGTCCATCTAAATTTAGGAATGATGAGAAGAAGGATTATATGGCAAAACATCAATGTTCTACCAGCTTGGAACCCCAAAGTATTTTTCTGAATTATGCAGATATACAGACCTTGCCACAGGCTATAAGAAATTCTGGCAAAACTGCTAATCCAAATAATAATGACTTGAGAAATGTCAGCATGAACGAGAGTACAAATAAGCTGTTGGTAAAATCAACTGATTTCAGCCAAAAAAATGAGGATCTTGGGAAATTGCAGTTCAAGCCTCAGTTCTCAGCCCAACTTCAGTCCACTGCATCATGTCATACTCTTTCATTGTCAAAGACCCCTGGTAATTACAATAAGCAACCTGATAAAAATGCTGCTGATCAAAACAGAAATGGTTTCTCCACAAGGCACAAGAAGCTGGGTTTAACTGGTAGGAGACATCCTTCCGGCACATCCAGTTCATCTGAACGTCAGCAGAAGGGTGACAAAGAGAACTTAGCTCCATCTCAGGACCTACCCCTTTCAGGCTCTGACGCATGTATTGATTCAGCCTCCAGTTTATCTTTTACTTCACAAATTGGTGATTCTTGGAAGTCATCTAATCCATGTGGGACATCCAAGAAGCTGCCACTAGAAACTGTAGAGCACTTTGGAGAGGGTAAGGACAATAGCTTTCAGATGACATCTCAATCTGGAAAACATTCCACAGCTCAAGTTAATCATCCCCTTTCGTGTGAGCAGCCCAACCAAGTCGAAGATGAATACTATAACAGGAACATCAAGCAACAGGAAAAAGAATCACCAAAATGTGAAGCAGTGATTGTGTTGGACAGTGAGGAAAGTGAAGATGAAAGGTCTCTTCATAAAAGGTCCAAGTTGTCGCTAGTTCGAAAACATGTGTCAGGTAAGCGAAAGGCTGAACTGTGGATTTGA